Proteins encoded together in one Leishmania donovani BPK282A1 complete genome, chromosome 33 window:
- a CDS encoding kinesin, putative — translation MSIEVHVRVRPSVANVVWSSAETVLYSTANPNTRYVYNKVYPSNSTNESIFHGMEAVVHAAFDGKNVTIMAYGQTGSGKTHSMIGVDHDPGMVPRAAKLLLELKRTTPGAKIQAFYTEIYNESVKDLLEPQRGELALHDAPDGGVFFEKKMIDVETFDDFIQLQAAAERNRKYGVTNLNEHSSRSHVILTFEIHRRNRVGKSVINLVDLAGSESASRANTEGISLREGGYINRSLLTLGNVVDAIVERRPYVPYRDAKLTRLLRTCLGGSGITLILCCVNPSRENFDQTVATLRFTQRAMKIKNDPVVVLNMPPLFTHQYSDGARQLIEGLQESAEAEYQRGLRDSFLYCGTTVASVVSNYQTQVSDCLHSLATAQRLLVAHDHAMAIDHIGRLYNQQNDLVRQRISNQELAENERKRQRDVASEIESRKDKIAKLEEELRTKVSSLDTNLAGWEYQLYEARQKQRSEMDVLLQLELARRARIQYEWVVCLERIASRSVPVIQAGLSALQAKLVESASGGSGAAEHQQYRHHLHTILSLQDGDAGSRTLHVKELRAALMKARDELDDLKTAHEMVKDDIEEARRQQQQQDSKRGSASVSPQPRPNVSDLSEEDLVEYYRGVTDSEVEERIHRLEREEKALMAQARRGVRRESLRRVRESLRVSRGSRGGSSRSPQSGGGGVTITRLAETAGAGPGSNASQHFGRSVADEEARAGFLQTEATAQVEARGRRSSASYADGVKNALSILDSLKAQLQRRGGNNHAAPTVASTNRHQQSQSQRQQGPARLRNYRSVSSSSETRRRQGRKGVEETAVYYDPQEGNVGEEHQCAAPRSAAEAAAHRRHHATVSDSADDTENMSLAELYQASMGKENWSRPKPSAAATVSSRAAHKYAAVAEDDAAFDADEEADEGKEDGRPVSHQLTSSPPIEIAARRKMKRQNSRPAVERALYALNSNSHSTSPS, via the coding sequence ATGAGCATTgaggtgcacgtgcgcgttcGCCCGTCCGTGGCGAACGTTGTATGGTCCAGTGCCGAAACAGTGCTTTACAGCACGGCCAACCCCAACACCCGGTACGTTTACAACAAGGTGTACCCGAGCAACAGCACGAATGAGTCCATCTTCCATGGCATGGAGGCGGTTGTGCATGCGGCGTTCGATGGCAAGAACGTCACCATTATGGCGTACGGTCAGACTGGCAGTGGCAAGACGCATAGCATGATCGGCGTAGATCACGATCCTGGCATGGTGCCGCGGGCAGCGAAATTGCTGTTAGAGTTGAAGCGAACCACTCCTGGTGCGAAGATACAGGCATTCTACACGGAGATCTACAACGAGTCCGTCAAGGATCTTCTAGAGCCCCAGAGAGGCGAGCTTGCGCTGCACGACGCCCCTGACGGTGGCGTCTTCTTTGAGAAGAAGATGATCGACGTGGAAACTTTTGACGACTTTATacagctgcaggcggcagcggagcggaACCGCAAGTACGGCGTCACCAATCTGAACGAGCACAGTAGCCGCTCGCACGTCATCCTCACCTTCGAAATACATCGGCGCAATCGGGTTGGCAAGAGCGTCATCAACTTGGTCGACCTAGCTGGCTCCGAGTCGGCGTCACGCGCGAACACGGAGGGCATTTCTCTTCGCGAGGGCGGCTACATCAACCGCAGCCTTCTAACTCTGGGCAACGTGGTGGACGCCATCGTCGAGAGGCGACCCTATGTCCCATACAGAGACGCCAAGCTGACGCGCCTCCTTCGCACGTGCCTGGGCGGCTCCGGTATCACGCTCATACTCTGCTGCGTGAACCCCTCCCGCGAGAACTTTGATCAAACCGTCGCGACGCTCCGCTTCACGCAGCGCGCGATGAAGATCAAGAACGACCCTGTCGTCGTCCTTAATATGCCGCCACTTTTCACGCATCAGTATAGTGACGGTGCACGGCAGCTCATTGAGGGCCTGCAGgagtcggcggaggcggagtaCCAGCGTGGGCTGCGCGACAGCTTTCTCTACTGCGGCACCACGGTTGCCTCGGTCGTCAGCAACTACCAGACGCAGGTGTCCGACTGCTTGCACTCGCTGGCGACCGCGCAACGCCTGCTCGTGGCGCATGACCACGCCATGGCCATCGACCATATTGGGCGACTGTATAACCAGCAGAACGACttggtgcggcagcggatcAGCAACCAGGAGCTGGCCGAGAACGagaggaagcggcagcgcgacgtGGCGTCCGAGATCGAGTCCCGAAAGGACAAGATAGCGAaactggaggaggagctcagGACCAAGGTCTCATCACTCGACACGAATTTGGCGGGGTGGGAGTATCAGCTCTACGAGGcgcggcagaagcagcggagTGAGATGGACGTGCTGCTTCAGCTAGAGCTGGCGCGTCGTGCACGCATCCAGTACGAGTGGGTTGTGTGCTTGGAGCGCATTGCGTCGCGCAGTGTTCCCGTCATTCAAGCTGGGCtctcggcgctgcaggcaaAGCTAGTCGaaagcgccagcggcggcagcggcgctgcagagcatcAGCAATACCGCCATCACCTACATACCATCCTGTCGTTGCAGGATGGCGATGCTGGGAGCCGCACGCTGCATGTGAAGGAACTGCGGGCAGCCCTGATGAAGGCTCGCGATGAATTGGATGACCTGAAGACGGCACACGAAATGGTGAAGGACGACAtcgaggaggcgaggaggcagcagcagcagcaagacaGCAAACGCGGCTCCGCTTCCGTATCACCGCAACCGCGCCCGAACGTGTCTGACCTCTCAGAGGAGGATCTTGTCGAGTACTACCGCGGCGTTACTGACAGCGAGGTTGAGGAACGCATTCACCGTCTGGAGCGTGAGGAAaaggcgctgatggcgcaGGCACGGCGTGGCGTTCGCCGCGAGAGTctgcggcgcgtgcgcgagagCCTTCGCGTATCGCGTGGCAGTCGTGGAGGCAGTAGCCGCTCTCCGCagagtggcggcggcggcgtcactaTCACTCGTCTGGCCGAAACCGCCGGCGCAGGACCCGGCTCGAACGCGTCACAGCATTTCGGACGCAGTGTAGCTGAtgaggaggcgcgcgccgGTTTTCTCCAGACGGAGGCGACTGCGCAGGTGGAGGCGCGGGGCAGGCGAAGCTCGGCCAGCTACGCGGACGGCGTGAAGAACGCGCTTTCCATCTTAGACAGCCTCAAAGCACAGCTCCAGCGTAGGGGCGGCAACAACCATGCTGCGCCCACGGTAGCATCTACAAACCGCCATCAGCAGTCgcagtcgcagcggcagcaggggcCTGCCCGCCTGCGTAACTATCGTAGCGTAAGCAGCAGTAGCGAGACGCGTCGACGGCAGGGCCGCAAAGGGGTtgaggagacggcggtgtACTACGACCCCCAAGAGGGAAATGTAGGAGAGGAGCATCAGTGCGCCGCTCCCCGCTCTGCCGCAGAGGCTGCTGCacaccggcgccaccacgccaCTGTGTCCGACAGCGCCGACGACACGGAAAACATGTCACTGGCAGAACTGTATCAGGCATCGATGGGGAAGGAGAATTGGAGTCGGCCCAagccctctgctgctgccaccgtgtCTTCTCGCGCGGCGCACAAGTACGCCGCGGTCGCGGAGGACGATGCGGCATTCGACGCGGATGAGGAGGCAGATGAGGGAAAGGAGGACGGGCGGCCGGTATCGCATCAGCTCACCTCGTCCCCACCGATCGAGATTGCGGCACGACGCAAAATGAAGCGGCAGAACTCCCGCCCGGCGGTGGAGCGGGCCCTTTACGCGTTGAACTCAAACTCTCACTCAACGTCCCCCTCGTGA